From the genome of Deltaproteobacteria bacterium:
CCCTAACATCTCACGTCACCGTGTCCAGCGAACACTTCTCGGGCAGGATCAGCCTATTGTGGGGAGTTGCGCTCGGGTTCTTTGCTGTGGTGAATGGCCCAAGGACAGCAAGGACAGCAAGGACAGCAAGGACAGCAAGGAGAGCAAGGACCGGAGGCAAGGATAGCCAAGGGCCTCAATGTACGCTGGTGAGATCATTGCCGAAGGGCTGCTCGGGGCCACTGGGTTGGCGTGGGCGGAGGGAACTCTCTGGATCACGGCGGGCGGCCCGGGCCGGTTGTTGCGCTGGACCGAAGCGCACGGGCTGGCAGAGGTGGCTGGCCTCGGCGGCGCACCCGGCGGCGTTGCGCTCGGCGGCGACGGCGCGATCTACATCGCCCAGAGCGGCGGCGAGCGCACGCCCGCCGCCATTGTGCGCGTAAGCGCCGGCGGAACCGTGTCGGTGCTGGCAACTTCGGTGGCGGGCATGACGCTCGAGGCCCCCGCCGATCTCGCCTTCGGGCCCGATGGCCGGCTGTACTTCACCGATACGCGTGGGCCGGCGAAACCGGCGGTCAACACACTGGCGGGCCGCATCTTCGCCTACGAGCTCGATAGCGGCGAGGGCACGTTGATTCGCCGTCTCGGGCCGGTCTGTCCCGCCGGCATCGGCTTTTCGGGCGAAGGCGAGCTCTACTGGAGCGAAGTCTTCACCCGGCGCTTGATGCGAGTCGGCCCGGAGGGGCCCGAGGTCGCAGCTGAGCTGCCCGAGTACCACACTCCGGCGGGCTTCTGTTTCGGCAGCGACGGCCGGCTTTACACCGCCGCGCGCTACGCTCACTGCGTCGCCGTGATCGAGGACGGCTACGTGGTCCGACGCTTCGAGTGCAGCCGCGGCTTGGTCACCAATTGTTGCATCGGCGGCACTAGCCTGTACGTGGCGGAAGCCGAGTTCGGCCGGCTGTGGCGCTTCGATGCCGGCGTCACCGGCCTGCCGTTGCTGCGCGGGCACGGGCTCAGTGCGCGGGCTGTGTGACGATGCTGAGCCAGAACTCGTCGCGGGCGTTGACCAGCTTGATCAGCTGCTCGATATCGAAAGGCTTGGTCAGATAACCGACCGCGTGCGGCTGGAAGGCGGCCAGACGCTCGGCTTCCAGCTGCGAGGTGGTCAGCACGATCACCGGGATGTCGGCTAGTGCCGGGTCGCGCTTGATCTCGGCCAGCACCTCGCCACCGCTCTTGGTCGGCAGGTACCAGTCGAGCAGGATCAGCGTCGGGCGCGGCGCGGTGCTGAACTTCCCCTCTCGCCGCAAGAACGCCAGCGCCGCGTCGCCGTCGCTCAGCACGTAGAGCGGGTTGCGCAGCTTACACTCGCGCAAGCTTTCGTGCAGCAGGCGCACGTCGCCGGCACTGTCATCGACCAGCAGGATGTTGATCGGCTGGCCCGGTTGCGGCGGTGCGTGCCACAACTGCGCCCGCACGATCGCGAACCTCATGGCGCGCAGCAGCTTGGGGCCGCGCCGCTGCCACTTCACCACAAAGTCTTGTGCCCCCTCGCGCAGGGCGCTGACGGCGAGCTCGTCCTCATCGTGTGCCGTCAGCACCACCACCGGGATATTCGGCACCCGAGCGCGAAATGCCACCAATGTCGGCAGCCCCTGGCTGTCGGGCAAGTCGAGGTCGAGCAGCACGATGTCGAACTGGCCGGCGGCCAGCTCGCGGAACGCATGGCTGAGCCACTCCACGTGCGTCAGGGCGAAGCGGGTGTTCACCGCCTGTTCGAGGAACAGCCGCACCACCTCGACGTGCGGCATGTAGTCCTCCACCAGCAGCACGCGAGTGACGGGGTCGGGGCTCGGCGTGGTCGTCATGTCAGTCTCCTACTAGTTGGACGGTACCCCTCGCCCCGACCCTCTCCCCGCAAGACGATGCGGGGAGAGGGAGGCAGGGTCAGCAGCCGGGGGATGGCGCGGGTAGTTCGGTTATAGGGTAGGGAGTGCTTGGCGGAGCGAGAGGTCGGATTGTACCCCTCACCCCAGCCCTCTCCCCGCAAGGTGATGCGGGGAGAGGGAGGCGGATGGCGGAGTGGTGGCTGGGGGTAGTTGTCTCCTTCTCCGCCGACGTCTCCTCGCGAGCAGACGTGGGGACAGAGAGGCGCGCTTGGCACGCGCCCTCCGGCTCCCTCTCCCCGCATTATTTTGCGGGGAGAGGGTTGGGGTGAGGGGTTCATATTGATGCTTGCAGGCAAGTCGACGGGAGCCGTGGTCAGCGCGCGAGTGGCG
Proteins encoded in this window:
- a CDS encoding SMP-30/gluconolactonase/LRE family protein → MYAGEIIAEGLLGATGLAWAEGTLWITAGGPGRLLRWTEAHGLAEVAGLGGAPGGVALGGDGAIYIAQSGGERTPAAIVRVSAGGTVSVLATSVAGMTLEAPADLAFGPDGRLYFTDTRGPAKPAVNTLAGRIFAYELDSGEGTLIRRLGPVCPAGIGFSGEGELYWSEVFTRRLMRVGPEGPEVAAELPEYHTPAGFCFGSDGRLYTAARYAHCVAVIEDGYVVRRFECSRGLVTNCCIGGTSLYVAEAEFGRLWRFDAGVTGLPLLRGHGLSARAV
- a CDS encoding response regulator encodes the protein MTTTPSPDPVTRVLLVEDYMPHVEVVRLFLEQAVNTRFALTHVEWLSHAFRELAAGQFDIVLLDLDLPDSQGLPTLVAFRARVPNIPVVVLTAHDEDELAVSALREGAQDFVVKWQRRGPKLLRAMRFAIVRAQLWHAPPQPGQPINILLVDDSAGDVRLLHESLRECKLRNPLYVLSDGDAALAFLRREGKFSTAPRPTLILLDWYLPTKSGGEVLAEIKRDPALADIPVIVLTTSQLEAERLAAFQPHAVGYLTKPFDIEQLIKLVNARDEFWLSIVTQPAH